In Merismopedia glauca CCAP 1448/3, the genomic window ATATTTCTAGGTTGAAGCTTTGGAAGATGCGGGAAGTAATTTGAGTGAGTAATAAGGAATGTCCGCCTAACTCAAAAAAGTCATCTTTAATGCCAATCCGCTCTACTTTGAGAACTTCAGCCCAAATGCTAACTAATTTCTCTTCCGTGCTATTGCGGGGGGCGACAAATGGGGTTTCTATCTCCGGTGCTGGCAAAGCTTGACGATCTACTTTGCCGTTAGGTGTTAGGGGTAGGGAATCCAAAGTCACGAAACTGGAAGGAATCATGTATTCTGGCAGCTTATCTTGGAGAAATTGCCGCCAAGATTGGGGATCTGGATTTGAGGAATCGGGAACGATATAAGCAACTAAACGGGCTTCTGCCGATTCTTCTTGGTACAGGACGACTACAGTTTGCTGAATATGGCTATTTTGATTTAATAAAGCTTCAATTTCATCTAATTCAATGCGATAACCCCGAATTTTGACTTGGCGATCGCCCCTACCCAAATACTCGATTCCGCCGCTAGGTAAGTGACGGGCTAAGTCTCCCGTGCGATACAATCGTACGCCAGGAATTTGGCTGAAAGGGTGAGGAATAAACTTATCTGCGGTTAATTCGGGACGATTGAGGTAACCTCTAGCTAATCCCGCACCGCCAATATATATTTCTCCGGCTACGCCAATGGGAACGGGTTCTAAGTTTCGATCTAGCAGGTAGATTTGGGTATTGGCGATGGGATAACCGATAGGAATCGA contains:
- a CDS encoding non-ribosomal peptide synthetase — translated: TLITHQGLVNYLSWCCQAYPLSAGTGACVHSSLAFDATITGLLAPFLMGRTVEFLAEDAGIEALSTVLNRDCDYSLIKITPAHLELLSQQLSTERVAGKTRALIIGGENLAAQTVSFWQKYAPETILVNEYGPTETVVGCCIYQIPPDKRHAGSIPIGYPIANTQIYLLDRNLEPVPIGVAGEIYIGGAGLARGYLNRPELTADKFIPHPFSQIPGVRLYRTGDLARHLPSGGIEYLGRGDRQVKIRGYRIELDEIEALLNQNSHIQQTVVVLYQEESAEARLVAYIVPDSSNPDPQSWRQFLQDKLPEYMIPSSFVTLDSLPLTPNGKVDRQALPAPEIETPFVAPRNSTEEKLVSIWAEVLKVERIGIKDDFFELGGHSLLLTQITSRIFQSFNLEISLRQLFATPTIAELAEFIEEKLLTESDRQLLSQILAEIEE